From Epinephelus lanceolatus isolate andai-2023 chromosome 5, ASM4190304v1, whole genome shotgun sequence, the proteins below share one genomic window:
- the trim44 gene encoding tripartite motif-containing protein 44 isoform X1 has product MDHKGEPQEGAMGLKHEELPQMDGSCDACEPDEAKPATQVCYICSFAFCPVHADRHASSTHHPIMPYNHEETQANGLGTKRDSRVGDGAEDEVGVERAAGMGANQGMALLGVAMANGGESSDAGDREGAQNGLQQEAELDDGAKGAEAGQEAVAAGEAGKRDTVTVERLRCKEHKQEGSLYCKPDEKIICVVCAVQGEHRDHEIITLHEAYVWQKSRQGYDLLGCTQQMAENVKTKWTNPEMSTEELEAYVNSQFDELRRLVRLEEKRTLHLVDLKEAFLTASAAEKIAEISVETERLQEEMANITHQLCLLEQAEAIGPVAAAEALVAAPGPAHRVQHDIEARPRLPEPRADPVNPRDFDDNDSGPSMDHAP; this is encoded by the exons ATGGACCACAAAGGGGAACCCCAGGAAGGAGCTATGGGGCTGAAACACGAGGAGCTGCCACAGATGGATGGATCATGTGATGCGTGCGAGCCCGACGAAGCCAAACCGGCCACACAAGTGTGCTACATCTGCAGCTTTGCCTTCTGCCCCGTCCACGCTGACAGACATGCCAGCAGTACACATCACCCCATAATGCCTTATAACCACGAGGAGACACAAGCTAATGGACTTGGCACCAAAAGAGACTCCAGAGTGGGAGATGGAGCCGAGGATGAGGTTGGTGTGGAGAGGGCAGCTGGAATGGGCGCTAATCAGGGAATGGCACTACTTGGAGTGGCAATGGCTAATGGCGGTGAGAGCAGTGATGCTGGGGACAGGGAGGGAGCCCAGAATGGCCTGCAGCAGGAGGCTGAGCTGGATGATGGAGCCAAGGGTGCGGAGGCAGGGCAGGAGGCCGTGGCAGCTGGAGAGGCTGGGAAGAGGGACACAGTGACAGTAGAGAGACTGCGCTGCAAGGAGCACAAACAGGAGGGCTCCTTGTACTGCAAACCAGATGAGAAGATCATCTGTGTGGTGTGTGCGGTGCAGGGTGAGCACCGCGACCATGAGATCATCACCCTGCATGAGGCTTATGTGTGGCAGAAG AGTCGGCAAGGTTACGACCTGCTGGGCTGTACACAGCAGATGGCTGAGAATGTCAAGACCAAGTGGACCAACCCTGAG ATGTCGACGGAGGAGCTCGAGGCCTACGTGAACAGCCAGTTCGATGAGCTCCGCAGACTGGTGCGCCTGGAGGAGAAGAGGACCCTTCACCTGGTGGACCTCAAAGAGGCCTTTCTGACGGCATCTGCCGCTGAGAAAATCGCGGAGATCTCCGTCGAAACGGAACGCCTGCAGGAAGAGATGGCCAACATCACACACCAACTGTGCCTGCTGGAACAGGCCGAGGCGATAGGTCCTGTGGCGGCAGCAGAGGCCCTCGTTGCAGCGCCTGGACCAGCCCACAGAGTGCAG
- the trim44 gene encoding tripartite motif-containing protein 44 isoform X2 — MDHKGEPQEGAMGLKHEELPQMDGSCDACEPDEAKPATQVCYICSFAFCPVHADRHASSTHHPIMPYNHEETQANGLGTKRDSRVGDGAEDEVGVERAAGMGANQGMALLGVAMANGGESSDAGDREGAQNGLQQEAELDDGAKGAEAGQEAVAAGEAGKRDTVTVERLRCKEHKQEGSLYCKPDEKIICVVCAVQGEHRDHEIITLHEAYVWQKSRQGYDLLGCTQQMAENVKTKWTNPEMSTEELEAYVNSQFDELRRLVRLEEKRTLHLVDLKEAFLTASAAEKIAEISVETERLQEEMANITHQLCLLEQAEAIGPVAAAEALVAAPGPAHRVQATRAEGRPSESAGL; from the exons ATGGACCACAAAGGGGAACCCCAGGAAGGAGCTATGGGGCTGAAACACGAGGAGCTGCCACAGATGGATGGATCATGTGATGCGTGCGAGCCCGACGAAGCCAAACCGGCCACACAAGTGTGCTACATCTGCAGCTTTGCCTTCTGCCCCGTCCACGCTGACAGACATGCCAGCAGTACACATCACCCCATAATGCCTTATAACCACGAGGAGACACAAGCTAATGGACTTGGCACCAAAAGAGACTCCAGAGTGGGAGATGGAGCCGAGGATGAGGTTGGTGTGGAGAGGGCAGCTGGAATGGGCGCTAATCAGGGAATGGCACTACTTGGAGTGGCAATGGCTAATGGCGGTGAGAGCAGTGATGCTGGGGACAGGGAGGGAGCCCAGAATGGCCTGCAGCAGGAGGCTGAGCTGGATGATGGAGCCAAGGGTGCGGAGGCAGGGCAGGAGGCCGTGGCAGCTGGAGAGGCTGGGAAGAGGGACACAGTGACAGTAGAGAGACTGCGCTGCAAGGAGCACAAACAGGAGGGCTCCTTGTACTGCAAACCAGATGAGAAGATCATCTGTGTGGTGTGTGCGGTGCAGGGTGAGCACCGCGACCATGAGATCATCACCCTGCATGAGGCTTATGTGTGGCAGAAG AGTCGGCAAGGTTACGACCTGCTGGGCTGTACACAGCAGATGGCTGAGAATGTCAAGACCAAGTGGACCAACCCTGAG ATGTCGACGGAGGAGCTCGAGGCCTACGTGAACAGCCAGTTCGATGAGCTCCGCAGACTGGTGCGCCTGGAGGAGAAGAGGACCCTTCACCTGGTGGACCTCAAAGAGGCCTTTCTGACGGCATCTGCCGCTGAGAAAATCGCGGAGATCTCCGTCGAAACGGAACGCCTGCAGGAAGAGATGGCCAACATCACACACCAACTGTGCCTGCTGGAACAGGCCGAGGCGATAGGTCCTGTGGCGGCAGCAGAGGCCCTCGTTGCAGCGCCTGGACCAGCCCACAGAGTGCAG